A window of Brachybacterium fresconis contains these coding sequences:
- a CDS encoding endonuclease/exonuclease/phosphatase family protein, with translation MTSWRVATCNIRHGLGPDGRVDLARTAEEVRALGADVVGLQEVDVAFGPRSDHGDQAAELGALLGMRVGFGAALDLPPAREGDPRRRYGIALLTRHEILAQEMRLLPAHPGCAPPTEPRGVLHARLRRRDGAQLEVLVTHLDNASRAHRTSQVQGIVRLAEDVVGPAVLMGDMNAEPFSRELAALPATGWRDAAQHVAAPPSRAAGQLEGTLRAELLRSAAGRAVRALLDVTGLRRGSTGGATHPARFPLRRIDALWVRGGIAVSSLEVGPCGSSDHRPVVATLRVGR, from the coding sequence ATGACGTCGTGGCGGGTGGCGACCTGCAACATCCGCCACGGACTCGGCCCCGACGGCCGGGTCGATCTGGCACGCACCGCCGAGGAGGTCCGGGCGCTGGGGGCCGACGTCGTCGGCCTGCAGGAGGTCGACGTCGCCTTCGGTCCCCGCTCCGACCATGGGGACCAGGCCGCAGAGCTCGGCGCTCTGCTGGGGATGCGGGTCGGTTTCGGCGCCGCCCTCGACCTGCCACCGGCCCGGGAGGGAGACCCGCGGCGTCGCTACGGGATCGCGCTGCTGACCCGCCACGAGATCCTCGCGCAGGAGATGCGCCTGCTTCCGGCTCATCCCGGCTGCGCCCCGCCGACGGAGCCCCGCGGCGTGCTCCATGCGCGTCTGCGGCGCCGCGACGGCGCGCAGCTCGAGGTCCTGGTCACGCACCTGGACAACGCGAGCCGCGCCCACCGCACCTCGCAGGTGCAGGGCATCGTCCGCCTCGCCGAGGACGTCGTGGGGCCGGCGGTGCTGATGGGCGACATGAACGCCGAACCCTTCTCGCGCGAGCTCGCCGCGCTCCCCGCCACGGGGTGGCGCGATGCGGCGCAGCACGTCGCGGCACCGCCGTCCCGAGCCGCCGGGCAGCTCGAGGGTACGCTCCGGGCGGAGCTCCTCCGGTCGGCAGCGGGCCGCGCGGTGCGGGCGCTCCTGGACGTCACCGGCCTGCGGCGCGGCTCCACCGGGGGCGCCACCCATCCCGCACGCTTCCCGCTGCGACGGATCGACGCGCTGTGGGTGCGGGGCGGGATCGCCGTGTCCTCGCTCGAGGTGGGCCCGTGCGGCAGCTCGGATCATCGGCCCGTGGTGGCCACCCTGCGCGTCGGTCGCTGA
- a CDS encoding acyl-CoA dehydrogenase family protein — protein sequence MSTIAQDLLPDSLLSTFRERAVVHDRENTFPTDDLADLRDRGYLRLLVPTELGGLGATLLEASRIQRRLAQAAPATALSMNMHLVVTGAALHAHRLGVGEVRTILEDAAAGQLFAFGISEPGNDAMLFDSSTRAEEQEDGGYRVTGTKIFTSLAPVWDRLVVHGRVAEATEADPRLAFGVLERTDEVETLDDWDTHGMRPSQSCTTRLHGARIPGDRVLTRTPVGPNPDPFVMGIFGAFELLIASVYTGVAERAVAVGADIAATRRSITKDIVHADDPDIRWRLADAAIGLDGTMLQIEKVMADLDALGTGEGGAGTVDHGARWFLHFSGVKSRATEAAISAVDQVLRASGGSQYSRRSELERLSRDVRAGMYHPSDEESVHASYATALLGEVGASRPPLGR from the coding sequence ATGAGCACCATCGCCCAGGACCTGCTGCCCGATTCGCTGCTGAGCACCTTCCGAGAGCGCGCCGTGGTCCACGACCGCGAGAACACCTTCCCCACGGACGACCTCGCCGACCTCCGGGACCGGGGCTATCTGCGCCTGCTGGTGCCCACCGAGCTCGGCGGGCTCGGCGCGACCCTGCTGGAGGCGAGCCGGATCCAGCGCCGCCTCGCCCAGGCCGCCCCCGCCACGGCGCTGTCGATGAACATGCACCTGGTGGTGACCGGGGCCGCACTGCACGCCCACCGCCTCGGCGTCGGCGAGGTGCGCACGATCCTCGAGGACGCCGCCGCAGGACAGCTGTTCGCCTTCGGGATCTCGGAGCCGGGCAACGACGCGATGCTCTTCGACTCCTCCACCCGGGCCGAGGAGCAGGAGGACGGCGGCTACCGCGTCACCGGCACCAAGATCTTCACCTCTCTCGCCCCCGTCTGGGACCGCCTGGTGGTGCACGGCCGCGTCGCCGAGGCGACCGAGGCCGATCCGCGGCTCGCCTTCGGGGTGCTCGAGCGCACCGACGAGGTCGAGACCCTCGACGACTGGGACACCCACGGCATGCGCCCCTCCCAGTCCTGCACCACCCGCCTGCACGGGGCTCGGATCCCCGGCGACCGGGTGCTGACGCGCACCCCCGTCGGCCCGAACCCCGACCCGTTCGTGATGGGGATCTTCGGTGCCTTCGAGCTGCTGATCGCCTCCGTCTACACCGGCGTCGCCGAGCGTGCCGTGGCCGTCGGCGCGGACATCGCCGCGACCCGACGCAGCATCACCAAGGACATCGTCCACGCGGACGACCCCGACATCCGCTGGCGGCTGGCCGATGCCGCGATCGGCCTGGACGGCACAATGCTGCAGATCGAGAAGGTGATGGCCGATCTCGATGCCCTCGGCACCGGAGAGGGAGGCGCCGGAACCGTCGATCACGGTGCGCGGTGGTTCCTGCACTTCTCCGGCGTGAAGTCCCGGGCCACCGAGGCCGCGATCAGCGCCGTCGACCAGGTGCTGCGGGCCAGCGGCGGCTCCCAGTACTCCCGACGCAGCGAGCTGGAGCGGCTCTCCCGGGACGTGCGCGCCGGGATGTACCACCCGTCCGACGAGGAGTCCGTGCATGCCTCCTATGCCACGGCGCTGCTCGGCGAGGTCGGCGCGTCCCGGCCCCCGCTGGGTCGCTGA
- a CDS encoding MFS transporter: MCPSRPHDGIAGLRSSAVSTAPDTTSAAPAAPANTRGRVITASMVGTTIEFFDFYAYATAASLVFPALFFPTQTPANQLLSSFAVFGVAFVARPLGSLIFGHFGDRVGRKTTLVASLLVMGIATVLIGVLPGAATPGFSVLAPTILVLLRFCQGVGLGGEWSGAALLATENAPPGKRALYGTFPQLGAPIGFILSNLIFVVLSLQLTPEQFASWGWRVPFLLSSILVAVGLWVRLKLMESPAFQKVIDEERVAAVPIARIVRTAWRPLILATLAMVATYVLFYLMTAFLMVVGTRPADEASARAAAEAAGNSFDPSTFVPGLGYDRPHFLTMLIIGVVFFGIFTVVSGPLADRVGRRPLLLVVTVAIAVFGMLIEPLMSSGTVGVMAALIVGFTLMGLTFGPMAAFLPEMFRADVRYTGSAVSYNLASVIGAAPAPYALIALWQALGGSLWLVGAYLALAAAITLVALLVGTETREVDYLA; this comes from the coding sequence ATGTGTCCCTCACGTCCGCATGATGGGATCGCGGGTCTAAGGTCGTCCGCCGTGAGCACCGCACCAGATACGACCTCCGCCGCCCCCGCCGCGCCCGCCAACACCCGCGGGCGCGTCATCACCGCCTCGATGGTCGGCACGACGATCGAGTTCTTCGACTTCTACGCCTACGCGACCGCGGCCTCGCTGGTCTTCCCGGCCCTGTTCTTCCCCACCCAGACCCCGGCGAACCAGCTGCTGAGCTCCTTCGCGGTCTTCGGCGTGGCCTTCGTGGCCCGTCCGCTGGGCTCGCTGATCTTCGGGCACTTCGGCGACCGCGTCGGTCGCAAGACCACTCTGGTGGCGAGCCTGCTGGTGATGGGCATCGCCACCGTCCTGATCGGCGTGCTGCCCGGCGCCGCGACCCCGGGCTTCTCCGTCCTCGCCCCCACGATCCTGGTGCTGCTGCGCTTCTGCCAGGGCGTCGGGCTGGGCGGCGAATGGTCCGGGGCCGCCCTGCTCGCCACCGAGAACGCCCCGCCCGGCAAGCGCGCCCTGTACGGCACCTTCCCGCAGCTGGGCGCTCCCATCGGGTTCATCCTGTCCAACCTGATCTTCGTGGTGCTCAGCCTCCAGCTGACCCCGGAGCAGTTCGCCTCCTGGGGCTGGCGCGTGCCCTTCCTGCTCTCCTCGATCCTGGTCGCCGTCGGACTGTGGGTGCGCCTGAAGCTCATGGAGTCCCCGGCCTTCCAGAAGGTGATCGACGAGGAGCGGGTCGCCGCGGTCCCGATCGCCCGCATCGTCCGCACCGCCTGGCGGCCGCTGATCCTCGCCACTCTCGCGATGGTCGCGACCTATGTGCTCTTCTACCTGATGACGGCCTTCCTCATGGTGGTCGGCACCCGCCCGGCCGACGAGGCCTCCGCCCGTGCGGCAGCCGAGGCCGCCGGCAACTCCTTCGACCCCAGCACCTTCGTGCCGGGACTCGGCTACGACCGCCCGCATTTCCTGACCATGCTGATCATCGGCGTGGTGTTCTTCGGGATCTTCACCGTGGTCTCCGGCCCGCTCGCCGATCGCGTCGGACGGCGGCCGCTGCTGCTGGTCGTCACCGTCGCGATCGCGGTGTTCGGCATGCTGATCGAGCCGCTGATGAGCTCGGGCACCGTCGGCGTCATGGCCGCGCTGATCGTCGGGTTCACGCTGATGGGCCTCACCTTCGGCCCGATGGCCGCGTTCCTGCCGGAGATGTTCCGGGCCGACGTGCGCTACACCGGCAGCGCCGTCAGCTACAACCTGGCGTCCGTGATCGGGGCGGCCCCCGCCCCGTACGCGCTCATCGCGCTGTGGCAGGCCCTCGGCGGGTCGCTGTGGCTGGTCGGCGCCTATCTCGCGCTCGCCGCCGCGATCACTCTGGTGGCACTGCTGGTCGGCACGGAGACGCGCGAGGTCGACTACCTGGCCTGA
- the pgi gene encoding glucose-6-phosphate isomerase, translating into MTAPNSSTAPVDPTTTDAWSALEAHHLEQSTSLREWFAADPQRAERFSHRAADLHVDLSKNLVTAETMELLQQLAREVGVLERRDAMLAGAHINTTEDRAVLHTALRRPAGASPALEVDGQQIDADVQETLRRVYAFADQVRSGQWTGMTGRRIETVVNIGIGGSDLGPVMVYEALKPWAQDGLSARFVSNIDPTDAYESTKDLDPETTLVIVASKTFTTLETLTNARLVREWLLQGLRENAALTPEQEKEAIAKHFVAVSTALDKVADFGIDPDNAFGFWDWVGGRYSVDSAIGTVLATVLGPDAFEELLAGFHGMDEHFATAPAEQNVPLLMGLLNVWNVNFLEAETHAVLPYSQYLHRFPAYLQQLTMESNGKSVRWDGTLATTETGEVFWGEPGTNGQHAFYQLIHQGTRIIPADFIAFATPNHALADGEQDVHELFLANFFAQTKALAFGKTAEEVRAEGTEGALVAAREFSGDRPTTSIMAPKLTPSVLGQLIALYEHITFVQGVVWGINSFDQWGVELGKQLAKDLAGAVAGDESAIAGEDASTAALIRYYRENRKR; encoded by the coding sequence TCGCCGCGGATCCGCAGCGCGCCGAGCGCTTCAGCCACCGAGCGGCCGACCTCCACGTCGACCTCTCCAAGAACCTCGTGACCGCGGAGACCATGGAGCTGCTCCAGCAGCTCGCCCGCGAGGTCGGGGTCCTCGAGCGCCGCGATGCGATGCTCGCCGGCGCCCACATCAACACCACCGAGGACCGCGCGGTCCTGCACACCGCCCTGCGCCGCCCCGCCGGCGCCTCCCCCGCCCTCGAGGTGGACGGCCAGCAGATCGACGCCGACGTCCAGGAGACCCTCCGACGCGTGTACGCCTTCGCCGACCAGGTCCGCTCCGGCCAGTGGACCGGCATGACCGGCCGACGGATCGAGACGGTCGTGAACATCGGCATCGGCGGCTCCGACCTCGGTCCCGTGATGGTCTACGAGGCGCTGAAGCCGTGGGCCCAGGACGGCCTGTCCGCCCGCTTCGTCTCGAACATCGACCCGACCGACGCCTACGAGTCCACCAAGGACCTCGACCCCGAGACCACGCTGGTCATCGTCGCCTCGAAGACCTTCACCACGCTGGAGACCCTCACCAACGCGCGTCTGGTGCGCGAATGGCTGCTGCAAGGGCTGCGGGAGAACGCGGCGCTGACGCCGGAGCAGGAGAAGGAGGCCATCGCCAAGCACTTCGTGGCCGTCTCCACCGCGCTGGACAAGGTCGCGGACTTCGGCATCGACCCCGACAACGCCTTCGGCTTCTGGGACTGGGTGGGCGGCCGCTACTCGGTCGACTCCGCGATCGGCACGGTGCTGGCCACCGTGCTGGGACCGGACGCCTTCGAGGAGCTGCTGGCCGGCTTCCACGGGATGGACGAGCACTTCGCGACGGCTCCGGCCGAGCAGAACGTGCCGCTGCTGATGGGGCTGCTGAACGTGTGGAACGTGAATTTCCTGGAGGCGGAGACCCATGCGGTGCTCCCCTACTCCCAGTACCTCCACCGCTTCCCGGCCTACCTCCAGCAGCTGACCATGGAGTCCAACGGCAAGTCCGTGCGCTGGGACGGGACGCTGGCTACCACCGAGACCGGCGAGGTGTTCTGGGGCGAACCCGGCACCAACGGCCAGCACGCCTTCTACCAGCTGATCCACCAGGGCACCCGGATCATCCCGGCGGACTTCATCGCCTTCGCCACCCCGAACCATGCCCTCGCCGACGGCGAGCAGGACGTCCACGAGCTGTTCCTGGCGAACTTCTTCGCCCAGACCAAGGCGCTGGCCTTCGGCAAGACCGCCGAGGAGGTGCGTGCCGAGGGCACCGAGGGCGCTCTGGTCGCGGCCCGCGAGTTCTCCGGTGACCGTCCCACCACCTCGATCATGGCCCCGAAGCTCACCCCCTCGGTGCTGGGCCAGCTGATCGCGCTGTACGAGCACATCACCTTCGTCCAGGGGGTCGTCTGGGGCATCAACTCCTTCGACCAGTGGGGCGTGGAGCTGGGCAAGCAGCTCGCGAAGGATCTCGCCGGCGCGGTCGCGGGCGACGAGTCCGCGATCGCCGGGGAGGACGCCTCCACGGCAGCGCTGATCCGCTACTACCGCGAGAACAGGAAGCGCTGA